One stretch of Caldinitratiruptor microaerophilus DNA includes these proteins:
- a CDS encoding branched-chain amino acid ABC transporter permease, with translation MLNFLIMAGIYSILSLSLNLLIGYVGVFSLSHAALFGIGAYVSALTVKELHLPWLLAVLGAVLVTGIAGSLVAGPALRIAGDYYVVASYALQVIAYAAFVNLTEITQGPAGLPGIPRPEIFGFRVAGPVPYLVLTAACVLLALGVVWRVAHSPFGRVLRAVSEDEVAVMALGKDVVGAKVKVAMVSAALAGMAGSLYAHYVTFVNPSSFTADESVFIATLVIVGGTGSVWGSILGALTLTALPEAIKVLPVPLSVVGPLRQLLYGVLLVAFMFLRPQGLLGRSPSRTLRKPTPQVAGTPEVEV, from the coding sequence GTGCTGAATTTCCTGATCATGGCCGGGATCTACAGCATCCTCTCCCTTTCGCTGAACCTCCTGATCGGATACGTCGGTGTCTTCTCCCTTTCGCACGCCGCGCTCTTTGGCATCGGCGCGTACGTCAGCGCGCTGACCGTGAAAGAGCTCCACCTACCGTGGCTTCTCGCCGTGTTGGGGGCCGTGCTCGTGACCGGCATCGCCGGCAGCCTTGTGGCCGGGCCCGCGCTACGAATCGCCGGTGACTACTACGTCGTGGCATCCTACGCCCTGCAGGTCATCGCGTATGCGGCCTTCGTGAACCTGACGGAGATCACGCAGGGTCCGGCGGGGCTTCCGGGCATCCCCCGGCCGGAGATCTTCGGTTTCCGTGTCGCCGGTCCGGTTCCGTACCTCGTCTTGACGGCCGCGTGTGTCTTGCTGGCCCTCGGCGTCGTGTGGAGGGTGGCACACTCCCCCTTCGGTCGGGTTCTGCGGGCGGTTAGCGAGGACGAGGTCGCGGTGATGGCCCTCGGCAAGGACGTCGTAGGCGCGAAGGTGAAGGTCGCGATGGTGTCCGCTGCTCTGGCCGGTATGGCCGGCAGCCTCTACGCCCACTACGTGACGTTCGTCAACCCGTCCAGTTTCACCGCGGACGAGTCGGTGTTCATCGCCACCCTGGTGATCGTGGGCGGCACGGGCAGCGTATGGGGATCCATCCTGGGCGCCCTGACTCTCACCGCGCTCCCGGAGGCCATCAAGGTCCTGCCGGTCCCGCTTTCCGTGGTCGGCCCGTTGCGGCAGTTGCTGTATGGTGTGCTGCTTGTCGCTTTCATGTTTCTCCGGCCACAGGGCCTGTTGGGGCGGAGCCCCTCCCGGACCTTGCGGAAGCCCACGCCTCAGGTCGCCGGCACCCCCGAAGTGGAGGTGTGA
- a CDS encoding ABC transporter ATP-binding protein translates to MLLEVDHVSMHFGGLVAVSDCTFGVRQGTVTSLIGPNGAGKTTVFNLITGFLRPTTGRIRYEGRDVTGLSPQRLLRMGVARTFQNLRLHLQMTVLENVMLTAQRQPGEDMWSLFLRPRMTSRAEAEVRERALEHLDFVGLADRAGELADNLSYAEQKLLSIARILMTEARLLLLDEPASGLDPDSLRTVLPVVRRLVERGKTVLLIEHNMDLVKELADEIVFLHQGTVLAQGKPADVMSNAELTAIYFGGGVTA, encoded by the coding sequence ATGCTGCTGGAAGTGGACCACGTCAGCATGCACTTCGGCGGTCTGGTGGCAGTCAGCGACTGCACCTTCGGGGTCCGGCAAGGCACGGTGACATCGCTGATCGGCCCGAACGGCGCCGGCAAGACCACCGTGTTCAACCTCATCACGGGGTTCCTCCGGCCCACCACCGGCCGCATTCGTTACGAGGGCCGGGACGTCACGGGCCTCTCGCCGCAGCGACTCCTGCGCATGGGCGTTGCGCGCACCTTTCAGAACCTGCGCCTGCACCTCCAGATGACCGTCCTTGAGAACGTGATGCTGACCGCTCAGCGCCAGCCTGGCGAGGACATGTGGTCGCTCTTTCTGCGGCCCCGCATGACGTCCCGGGCCGAGGCAGAGGTGCGGGAACGGGCCCTCGAGCATCTGGACTTCGTGGGCCTGGCGGACAGGGCAGGGGAACTGGCCGACAACCTGTCGTACGCCGAGCAGAAGCTCCTGTCGATTGCCCGGATCCTCATGACGGAGGCTCGCTTGCTCCTTCTCGATGAACCGGCTTCCGGGCTGGACCCGGACTCGCTTCGCACGGTGCTGCCCGTTGTGCGGCGGCTGGTCGAGCGCGGCAAGACGGTACTCCTGATCGAGCACAACATGGACCTGGTCAAGGAACTGGCGGACGAGATCGTCTTCCTTCACCAGGGAACCGTGCTGGCCCAGGGCAAGCCGGCCGACGTCATGTCCAACGCAGAGCTCACGGCCATCTACTTCGGGGGCGGGGTGACGGCATGA
- a CDS encoding ABC transporter ATP-binding protein, with protein sequence MSRAVLEVDGLRAAYGNKEVLHGIHLHLAPGEIVALLGHNGAGKSTTLRAIFGLVPPTDGVVRLDGRPVHRLPPADRVRAGLSMTPQGRGVFPRLTVQENLDLAAYTVPRGERPERLRQVLETFPILGERLRQRVGTMSGGQQQMVALAIALMQGPRVLMLDEPSVGLSPVMVEQVLKSILEINRRLGTAVLLVEQNVPAALSVAKRVLVMKTGRIVAEARPEDLSGNALWDLF encoded by the coding sequence ATGAGCAGGGCGGTGCTGGAGGTGGACGGCCTCCGGGCCGCATACGGCAACAAGGAGGTCCTCCACGGGATCCACCTGCACCTGGCGCCCGGAGAGATCGTTGCGCTCTTGGGCCACAACGGGGCCGGGAAGTCGACCACCTTGCGCGCCATCTTCGGGCTCGTGCCGCCCACGGATGGCGTGGTCCGGCTGGACGGGCGGCCGGTACACCGGCTCCCGCCTGCTGACCGTGTCCGGGCCGGCCTGTCCATGACCCCGCAGGGCCGTGGGGTGTTCCCCCGGCTGACCGTTCAGGAGAACCTCGACCTGGCCGCCTACACCGTGCCGCGCGGTGAGCGCCCGGAGAGGCTGCGGCAGGTACTGGAGACGTTCCCCATCCTGGGCGAGCGCCTGAGGCAGCGGGTTGGCACCATGTCCGGCGGCCAGCAGCAGATGGTTGCCCTTGCCATCGCCCTCATGCAAGGCCCCCGGGTCCTCATGCTGGACGAGCCCTCCGTGGGTCTCTCTCCTGTCATGGTCGAGCAGGTCCTCAAGAGCATCCTCGAGATCAACCGCCGGCTGGGGACTGCCGTTCTGCTGGTCGAGCAGAACGTGCCCGCTGCCCTTTCCGTGGCGAAGCGGGTGCTGGTGATGAAGACCGGGCGCATCGTCGCGGAGGCCCGGCCTGAGGACCTCTCGGGCAACGCCCTCTGGGACCTGTTCTGA
- a CDS encoding zinc-dependent alcohol dehydrogenase, translating into MLAVVKRGPGPGIGVEEVPDPEPGPGEVLVRVRAAAICGSDLHMWAGHSGYEWVQYPLIPGHEVTGVIVATGAGVPRERVGERIVVNPYVPCGRCSACLSGSPQLCDGGGSAMEKVPARSLQIGFRRPGGFAELVTVPATSAVPLPEGLGFREAAPLEAFAVAVHAVELCSVRPGDRVAVLGPGPIGLGVVLALAGMGLELLILAGLSSDAARLARGRDLGATHTAFVDEVDLAQYVAALTGGAGLDAVFDATGNPAAVGPAIRSLRRGGELVLVGISGRPAELPLNQIVRGEIVLRGSYGITPRSLQRAAAMVASGRAPLGRLVTHVLPLSEAASAFELAHSAQAGKVLLAPVPEEV; encoded by the coding sequence ATGCTGGCGGTTGTCAAGCGCGGTCCCGGTCCAGGCATCGGAGTGGAGGAGGTACCCGATCCGGAGCCGGGCCCCGGTGAGGTCCTGGTCCGCGTGCGGGCCGCGGCGATCTGTGGCAGCGACCTGCACATGTGGGCGGGGCACTCCGGGTACGAATGGGTTCAATACCCGTTGATCCCGGGGCATGAAGTGACGGGGGTGATCGTCGCCACCGGCGCCGGGGTCCCCCGGGAGCGGGTGGGCGAGCGCATCGTGGTGAACCCCTACGTCCCCTGCGGCCGGTGCTCGGCGTGCCTCTCCGGGAGTCCCCAGCTTTGCGACGGAGGTGGGTCGGCCATGGAGAAGGTGCCGGCCCGCTCGCTCCAGATCGGTTTCCGACGTCCCGGAGGCTTTGCGGAGCTGGTTACCGTTCCAGCTACGTCGGCAGTACCGCTCCCGGAGGGCCTGGGCTTCCGGGAGGCCGCTCCGCTCGAGGCCTTCGCCGTCGCCGTGCATGCGGTGGAACTGTGCAGCGTCCGGCCGGGGGACCGCGTGGCCGTGCTGGGTCCCGGCCCCATCGGACTGGGCGTGGTCCTGGCGTTGGCCGGCATGGGCCTGGAGCTCCTGATCCTGGCGGGGCTGTCGTCCGATGCCGCGCGCCTGGCCCGCGGCCGCGATCTGGGGGCGACCCACACAGCGTTCGTCGATGAGGTGGATCTGGCGCAGTACGTAGCGGCTCTGACCGGGGGCGCCGGACTGGACGCGGTGTTCGATGCCACCGGGAACCCGGCTGCCGTGGGTCCGGCCATCCGGTCGCTGCGGCGAGGTGGGGAGCTGGTGCTCGTCGGGATCAGCGGCCGGCCCGCCGAGTTGCCGCTCAACCAGATCGTCCGGGGGGAGATCGTCCTCCGCGGTAGCTACGGCATCACTCCCAGATCGCTGCAGCGCGCGGCTGCCATGGTGGCGTCCGGCCGTGCGCCCCTCGGGCGGCTCGTGACCCACGTCCTGCCCCTATCCGAGGCCGCCAGCGCCTTCGAGCTCGCCCACTCCGCCCAAGCGGGCAAGGTCCTCCTGGCGCCCGTACCCGAGGAGGTCTGA
- a CDS encoding cyclase family protein — translation MQIIDLSLLIRDGLQSYPSHPPIRIAPHNTFEETAPRYTPPCQGFSSKMISISDHGGTHVDAPVHFVPGGASITDQPLGRHMGPGVLLDVSSKPASQPVTGAMLEQAERAAGVRVGEGDIVLIRCWPGQWGDPGFLEAAALAADAADWLLARKVRAVGLDLGNVDTGRDMARPVHMKLLPAGMPVYENLCNLDKLPPRFFFIGLPLRLEGATASPVRAVALVGEPWTSLTGVSDASGSAAGGR, via the coding sequence ATGCAGATCATCGACCTGAGCCTTCTGATCCGAGACGGACTGCAGTCGTACCCCTCGCATCCACCCATCCGGATCGCCCCGCACAACACGTTCGAGGAGACGGCGCCGCGCTACACGCCGCCCTGCCAGGGCTTCTCCTCCAAGATGATCTCGATCTCCGACCACGGCGGCACCCACGTCGACGCCCCGGTGCACTTCGTGCCCGGCGGCGCGTCGATCACGGACCAACCCCTGGGACGACACATGGGGCCAGGGGTGTTGTTGGACGTCTCCTCGAAGCCGGCGAGTCAACCGGTCACCGGCGCCATGCTGGAGCAAGCCGAGCGGGCCGCCGGGGTCCGCGTGGGAGAGGGGGACATCGTCCTCATCCGGTGCTGGCCCGGCCAGTGGGGTGACCCCGGCTTCCTGGAAGCCGCCGCGCTGGCCGCGGACGCGGCCGACTGGCTCCTGGCCCGGAAGGTGCGGGCGGTGGGGCTCGACCTCGGGAACGTCGACACCGGCCGGGACATGGCGCGGCCCGTGCACATGAAGCTCCTTCCGGCTGGCATGCCCGTTTACGAGAACCTGTGCAACCTGGACAAGCTGCCCCCTCGTTTCTTCTTCATCGGCCTGCCCCTCCGGCTCGAGGGCGCCACCGCCTCCCCCGTCCGGGCGGTCGCGCTCGTGGGGGAGCCCTGGACGTCTCTGACCGGCGTCTCTGACGCTTCCGGAAGCGCCGCCGGGGGGCGGTGA
- a CDS encoding SDR family NAD(P)-dependent oxidoreductase — translation MAFRDLFDLTGKVAIVTGGAGTIGRVLTVALAEFGCDVAVADLRPQAAADLRGAVEGYGRRFLTVGVDVTKPDQVQAMVDQVVRTFGRVDILINHAGLNIRKPAVEITESDWDTVLDVNLKGIFLVAQAVGRQMIHQGTGGKIVNTASVSAVRGHPRLAAYAASKGGIAQLTRVLANEWAPYRINVNAIGPGYLETDQTRTYLADPQRRAEILSKIPMGRLGTPEDLVGAVVYLSSPASDYVTGHVLFVEGGRLID, via the coding sequence ATGGCGTTTCGGGACCTGTTCGATCTGACCGGCAAGGTGGCGATCGTCACCGGGGGGGCAGGGACGATCGGGCGTGTACTCACGGTCGCCCTGGCCGAATTCGGCTGCGATGTGGCGGTTGCAGACCTGCGGCCCCAGGCTGCGGCGGATCTGCGCGGCGCCGTCGAGGGGTACGGGCGCCGGTTCCTCACGGTGGGCGTCGACGTGACCAAGCCCGACCAGGTACAGGCGATGGTCGACCAGGTCGTGCGGACCTTCGGGCGGGTCGACATCCTGATCAACCACGCCGGGTTGAACATTCGCAAGCCGGCGGTGGAGATCACGGAGTCCGACTGGGACACGGTGCTCGACGTGAACCTGAAGGGGATCTTCCTCGTGGCCCAGGCCGTGGGCCGCCAGATGATCCACCAGGGCACGGGGGGAAAGATCGTCAACACCGCGTCCGTGTCAGCCGTCCGGGGGCACCCCCGGTTGGCCGCGTACGCCGCAAGCAAGGGCGGGATCGCGCAACTCACGCGGGTGCTGGCCAACGAGTGGGCCCCGTACCGGATCAACGTGAATGCGATCGGTCCGGGATACCTCGAGACGGACCAGACCCGAACCTACCTCGCGGATCCGCAGCGCCGGGCGGAGATCCTGTCGAAGATCCCCATGGGCCGGCTGGGCACGCCGGAGGATCTCGTCGGGGCCGTGGTCTACCTGTCGTCGCCGGCGTCGGACTACGTCACCGGGCATGTCCTGTTCGTCGAGGGAGGCCGTCTGATCGACTGA
- a CDS encoding carboxymuconolactone decarboxylase family protein, which translates to MGADKRLPGFNGAAGPDGSAAGVDSPRPQEDTGSGGRVHEVLQVFASIYGEVPDWVVALASASPKALVGYYDLRAAALPDGALPRRYKELILVAINAARRYEPSMLMHTRGAIQAGATAAEVVEILLPCILSRGIPAWFTGMKAVDLALQLAGASSPRGSSTADEVAPALSDALAYFKSDLGDVPAWAAALHAASPKAARAYAILRAAILRDGVLPRWVKELALAGVNAAERYPQGFELHARTALRLGATRQQLAETLLVAVLTAGIPAWFTGFPVLSEG; encoded by the coding sequence GTGGGGGCCGACAAGCGACTTCCGGGGTTCAACGGAGCCGCAGGGCCGGACGGGAGCGCCGCCGGCGTGGATTCGCCGCGGCCGCAGGAGGATACCGGGAGCGGCGGCCGGGTGCATGAGGTGCTCCAGGTCTTCGCGTCGATCTACGGGGAGGTTCCTGACTGGGTTGTCGCCCTGGCATCCGCCTCGCCAAAGGCGCTGGTCGGGTACTACGACCTGAGGGCGGCTGCTCTGCCTGATGGCGCTCTCCCCCGGCGGTACAAGGAGCTGATCCTCGTCGCCATCAACGCCGCCCGGCGGTACGAGCCGAGCATGCTCATGCACACCCGGGGCGCGATCCAGGCCGGGGCCACGGCGGCGGAGGTCGTGGAGATCCTTCTGCCCTGCATCCTGTCGCGAGGCATTCCGGCGTGGTTTACCGGGATGAAGGCGGTGGACCTTGCCCTGCAGTTGGCGGGAGCATCGTCTCCACGTGGGAGTTCCACTGCCGACGAAGTTGCGCCGGCGCTCTCGGATGCCCTTGCCTACTTCAAGAGCGATCTCGGAGACGTTCCGGCGTGGGCCGCGGCCCTGCATGCGGCCAGTCCCAAGGCTGCGCGGGCGTACGCCATCCTCCGGGCAGCCATCCTCCGCGACGGCGTGTTGCCACGGTGGGTGAAGGAACTCGCCCTGGCTGGGGTCAACGCGGCGGAACGGTATCCGCAGGGCTTCGAACTACACGCCCGTACGGCGCTCCGGCTGGGTGCGACGCGGCAACAACTGGCGGAAACCCTGCTGGTGGCCGTGCTCACCGCCGGTATCCCTGCCTGGTTCACGGGGTTTCCTGTTCTGTCGGAGGGGTAG
- a CDS encoding AbrB/MazE/SpoVT family DNA-binding domain-containing protein, which produces MRSVVTVSSKYQIVIPKELREALHISPGDQLLAEVMETGEIRLRRRPRSYTQALQGLHKHVWKGVDAVDYVHEERAGWENLK; this is translated from the coding sequence ATGCGGTCTGTTGTGACGGTCAGCAGCAAGTATCAGATCGTCATCCCCAAGGAACTACGGGAGGCGCTTCACATTTCTCCCGGTGACCAACTGCTCGCGGAAGTGATGGAGACGGGAGAGATCCGGCTGCGCCGGCGGCCGCGGAGCTATACCCAGGCTCTGCAAGGGCTCCACAAGCATGTCTGGAAGGGAGTCGATGCCGTAGACTACGTGCACGAGGAGCGCGCCGGTTGGGAGAACCTGAAGTGA
- a CDS encoding NAD(P)H-quinone oxidoreductase: protein MRAVVLDQYGGPEVLRIREIPDPQPGAGEVRVRVAATAVNRADVLQRQGRYPPPEPRPEHEVPGLEFAGTVDAVGPGVTAWRPGDRVMGLLAGGGYAEQVVTHERMLLRVPDRLSFEEAAAIPEVFFTAYDALTDKAGLRMGDVVLVHAGGSGVGTAAIQLARAMGATVLVTAGSDEKARRAVELGAHRAINYKTEAFDEVVLRETGGRGADVILDFVGASYLERNLKAAAVEGRIVFIGTMGGARGEFDIGLAMRKRLRLAGTTLRARPVEQKMVLTQRFARQVLPLFESGQVRPVVDRVFPLDEVAAAHRYMEENRNFGKIVLRVGT, encoded by the coding sequence TCAGTACGGCGGCCCCGAGGTCCTCCGCATCCGGGAGATCCCCGATCCCCAGCCGGGTGCGGGCGAGGTCCGCGTCCGGGTGGCCGCCACCGCCGTCAACCGCGCCGACGTCCTCCAGCGCCAGGGCCGCTACCCGCCCCCCGAACCCCGCCCCGAGCACGAGGTCCCCGGGCTCGAGTTCGCGGGCACCGTGGACGCCGTGGGGCCCGGCGTCACCGCCTGGCGGCCGGGCGACCGGGTCATGGGCCTCCTGGCAGGCGGCGGCTACGCCGAGCAGGTCGTCACCCACGAGCGGATGCTCCTGCGCGTCCCGGACCGCCTGTCCTTCGAGGAAGCCGCCGCGATCCCCGAGGTGTTCTTCACCGCCTACGACGCCCTCACCGACAAGGCCGGCCTGCGCATGGGCGACGTGGTCCTGGTCCACGCCGGCGGGAGCGGCGTGGGCACCGCCGCCATCCAGCTCGCCCGGGCGATGGGCGCGACCGTCCTCGTCACCGCCGGCAGCGACGAGAAGGCCCGGCGGGCCGTCGAGCTCGGCGCCCACCGGGCGATCAACTACAAGACCGAGGCGTTCGACGAGGTCGTGCTCCGGGAGACCGGCGGGCGCGGCGCCGACGTCATCCTTGACTTCGTCGGCGCCTCGTACCTCGAGCGCAACCTGAAGGCCGCCGCCGTGGAGGGGCGGATCGTCTTCATCGGGACGATGGGCGGCGCCCGGGGCGAGTTCGACATCGGCCTGGCGATGCGCAAGCGGCTCCGCCTCGCCGGGACGACCCTCCGCGCCCGGCCGGTCGAGCAGAAGATGGTCCTGACCCAGCGCTTCGCCCGCCAGGTGCTGCCCCTCTTCGAGTCGGGCCAGGTCCGGCCGGTCGTCGACCGGGTCTTCCCGCTGGACGAGGTCGCCGCCGCCCACCGGTACATGGAGGAGAACCGGAACTTCGGGAAGATCGTGCTGCGGGTGGGGACCTGA